The following DNA comes from Govania unica.
CCAGCCCGAAGCCGATAGTTCTCACACATACGGTCCCCATGGAAATCCAGCGGCGCGACGTGGAGATGCGGCTTGTGCTTCGGGGATCATCACCCTTCTCAAGCGGCATCAGCCTGCAGCACTCGGGCCCGAGCTACCCCAGAGACTGACTGCGTATTCGGGCGGTTCGGCTCGCCCACCCCCAAGTCTCCGACCCACGTTTAAAATGCGCAAACGAAAAAGCCCCCAAATATCAGGGGCTTTGCCAACGGCAAGGCCACGGCAGCGCAACTATCTGAATAGCGAGGGAGTTTTGGTGGAGCTAGGCGGAATCGAACCGCCGACCTCTGCAGTGCGATTGCAGCGCTCTCCCATCTGAGCTATAGCCCCGTCCGGTCGTCCGGTCTTAGGGTGGTATCCACCGTAAGATCGGCTGCGGTACGCTGTCCGCAATGATCGACTATTATCGCGATCCATGACCTTTGGCAATATGGCTTTTGGCTGCTCAGGATCTCTCGGCCCCCGGTGAGTCTGCCAGTGTCATGATCGTGTTATAACCCTTTATAGTCTGATCATTTTCGGACTGGTCTATTGCGGCATGACGGTTGGCCGGGTGCCGGGCTTCAAGATTGATCGCACCGGCATGCCCGCATCGGCGCCTTTCTGGTGCTACCCTGGATCGCTTTTGTGGTTTATGGATAACAAGCTCGTGATCATGGAAATCTTGACTTCACCACCCGCGATCCCCAGTTCAAAACGACAACCTCTCAAACCGTGAGGGGCGTTCGGGACCTGTCCCCGGGCGGCCCAAAGTGAACAGAACCTGTGCCTCGCCCGATGAAACCTCCGCATTCCGCTCGTGACAAACGCAGCATATCCGTAGCCCTACGCGATTTCATCGACGGCTGGGAAGGAGAGCGCGTGTCCCTCAATGACCTGCGGCTCGCGCTCGCTGATCGCGCCTATGGCGCCCTTATGGTGTTCTTTGCCGCGCCCAATCTTATCCCGGTGAGCATTCCTGGAATGTCGGCGGTGCTCGGCATTCCGCTCATGCTGCTGTCGGTTCAATTGATGATCGGGCAACCGCACCCCTGGTTTCCGAAATTTCTCGGCCGCCGCAGTTTTGCCACCCGCGACTTCAAACTGGTGCTGGATCGCGTCTTACCGATCCTCGCCCATCTGGAACGGGTGCTGCGCCCGCGTGTGAGCTGGCTCACGGCCTGGGGTGGAGAACGCTTTCTCGGCTTTGCCTGTCTTATTCTGGCGACGGTGCTGTCGCTGCCGATCCCCTTTGGCAATTTCCTGCCGGCCCTCGCCATCCTGTTGATGGCGCTGGCCCTGATTGAAAAAGACGGCCTTGCCTATCTGATCGGACTTGCCGTCGGCATCGCAAGCCTTGTCATCGCCTCAGGCGTGGTGATCGGGCTGGCCACGGCCGCCTTTTTCGCCATTGAGAAACTGCTATCCTGACCTCAGAGCTTGGCGGTCCACTGCGGAATAGCGAAACCTTCGATCTGCTTATTGCGATTGGGCGCGGGATAGGCCCGGGCGCTGTGGCTGAACCCACCCTGCACAAAGGCCGCCGCCATAACCGACGCGGTCGGCATCGGATTGATGACCGGCACCGCGAAGCCTTCTGCGCGCAGCAGTTTTTCCACCTCATCCGCCATCCCGAGAAAGCCGGTGCAGCCAAGAATAACGCAATCCGCATGATCCCGCTGAACGGTGTCGATGGCTTCCCGGGCGATCAGCTTGACCAGATGCGATTCATCCGCCCCGATATCGAGCACCGGCACATTGACCACCCGCACCGAGGCGAGCTTGGAGCCGAGACCATAAGCATCGGCATTGCGGAGGAACATCGGGCGCACACTGTCGAGCACCGTCACCACCGAAAATTTATGGCCCATCATGGCCGCCGCATGCATGGAGGCTTCGCAGGGTCCCATCACCGGAATGGACACCACCTCACGCGCCGCCTGCAAGCCCGGATCACCCATGCAATTAATGATGCAGGCATCGATCCCGGCCTTTTCCGCCTCAATGATTGCGGCCACGGTATAGGGAACGCTCAGGGCCTCATCAAAATGACATTCGATCGAATTGGGCCCCGCCGTGATAAAGACGTTGTCAAATTCAAGACCGAATTTCTCAAGATGCACCAGTTCCTTGAGAATATTGTCTGCAAAGGCTTTCGGCAGCGAATGAACCGGAGTGATGACACGAATTTTAGCCATAAACCACAACTCCTGAAGATGGGGACAAGATAAACGTCCGGCCTTGCCTGGTCGCAAAGGCTCAAGCGGGCGAGATCGGCGAATGTGATATCTGTCCGAAGTCTACAGCCCGAACAGCGGCCTGAAACCTACTCGTAAGAGTAGGAACTTGCCCGCGAAGTCCCTAACGGAACATCCCACGGAGGCGGCTTAGGATCGGCAACGGCGGTTCCGGCTCAAGCACCAGACCAACCTGCGACACTTCGCCGTCGATCAGCTCGCGCACCACAAGTTCCGTACCGCCGAACGCCAGCACGTCGCCTTCGCCGATTTTCGACCCGAGCCGCTCGCGGAGAAACCGCGACAGTTTTTTCTCACGATCCGCCTCGATCACCGGCAAGCCATAAGCATCCGCCAGAAGCTTCATGGGCGTCGTACCGGCGAAGGCGAAATCCCCCACATTGATCCCAAGCAAATAGCGCTCGGCCGTAGGCGGCACGAATTGGCGATCGAGTTTAAAGGCTTGCTCCGGCGGCGAGATCATCAGCGCGAGATCCCCCGGCATGAAGTGATCGGCCTTATCGGCGGCAACCACCTGCTCATCACGCAACACGGCAAGAACATGGGCCCCTGTCGGCAGGGTCAGGGTCCCCGGCTTTTTATGAGCAATCGGACTTTTGTCGGTGACGCGATAAGCAATAATGTCGCTATCGCCCGAAGCCAGCAGATCGAGATCGAGCCGGCTGGACGGTTCAGGGCGCGGCGGCACCTGCAAGCGCAACCGCCGCGCGAGCCAGGGCACCGTCCAGCCCTGCAGAACCAGCGACACGATCACCACCAGAAACGCCACATTGAAATATTGCAGAGAATGCGGCAGACCGCCGAGCACCGGGATCATGGCGAGAAATATCGGCACCGCCCCGCGCAACCCCACCCAGGCAATGAAAATCCGCTCGCGCAGACGAAAGCGGAAGGGAATAAGGCTCAGAAACACCGCAAGCGGCCGGACAATGAACACCAGCGCCAGCGCCACAAGGGTGCTCGGCACGATATCCTTCAAAAGATTGGTCGGCGTCACCAGCAGACCAAGCATGACAAACATCAGGATCTGACT
Coding sequences within:
- a CDS encoding aspartate/glutamate racemase family protein — its product is MAKIRVITPVHSLPKAFADNILKELVHLEKFGLEFDNVFITAGPNSIECHFDEALSVPYTVAAIIEAEKAGIDACIINCMGDPGLQAAREVVSIPVMGPCEASMHAAAMMGHKFSVVTVLDSVRPMFLRNADAYGLGSKLASVRVVNVPVLDIGADESHLVKLIAREAIDTVQRDHADCVILGCTGFLGMADEVEKLLRAEGFAVPVINPMPTASVMAAAFVQGGFSHSARAYPAPNRNKQIEGFAIPQWTAKL
- a CDS encoding exopolysaccharide biosynthesis protein; translated protein: MKPPHSARDKRSISVALRDFIDGWEGERVSLNDLRLALADRAYGALMVFFAAPNLIPVSIPGMSAVLGIPLMLLSVQLMIGQPHPWFPKFLGRRSFATRDFKLVLDRVLPILAHLERVLRPRVSWLTAWGGERFLGFACLILATVLSLPIPFGNFLPALAILLMALALIEKDGLAYLIGLAVGIASLVIASGVVIGLATAAFFAIEKLLS
- a CDS encoding potassium/proton antiporter codes for the protein MGQADHFILILGGLVLLGILAGVLSSRIGAPLLLVFLGVGMLLGEDGPGGLQFGNFRTTYVVGSVALAIILFDGGFRTPMSAVRMAWAPATMLATVGVVVTAVVTAGFAMLAFDIDMSQALLIGTIVASTDAAAVFLLLHQHGMELRKRLSATLEIESGANDPMAIFLTITLVTIIAAGGTASPFEIFQGFARQFLTGAVAGVAGGYLISRSINKLELAAGLYPVFTVAAALALFGLTQLIGGSGFLAVYLAGIVAGNRRLRARKLIGRFHDGMAWISQILMFVMLGLLVTPTNLLKDIVPSTLVALALVFIVRPLAVFLSLIPFRFRLRERIFIAWVGLRGAVPIFLAMIPVLGGLPHSLQYFNVAFLVVIVSLVLQGWTVPWLARRLRLQVPPRPEPSSRLDLDLLASGDSDIIAYRVTDKSPIAHKKPGTLTLPTGAHVLAVLRDEQVVAADKADHFMPGDLALMISPPEQAFKLDRQFVPPTAERYLLGINVGDFAFAGTTPMKLLADAYGLPVIEADREKKLSRFLRERLGSKIGEGDVLAFGGTELVVRELIDGEVSQVGLVLEPEPPLPILSRLRGMFR